A stretch of Patescibacteria group bacterium DNA encodes these proteins:
- a CDS encoding superoxide dismutase — MYILKPLPYDFAALEPYIDEKTVRIHHDGHQATYVKNLNEAVASYPDLEAQSPEDLLINLEDIPADIKTKIRNNAGGVVNHELYWEVMAPNHEDVLPLPTGKLAAAIDKVFDSFTAFQERFSKVATSHFGSGYAWLVNTAEGIMITETANQDSPLTLGHTPIIGLDVWEHAYYLKYQNKRTDYVKNWWYLVNWAQAEKNYQEALSKES, encoded by the coding sequence ATGTATATCTTAAAACCGCTGCCATATGATTTTGCCGCACTGGAACCCTACATTGACGAAAAAACCGTGCGGATCCACCATGACGGCCATCAGGCAACTTATGTTAAAAACCTGAACGAGGCCGTGGCGAGTTATCCTGATCTGGAAGCCCAAAGTCCTGAAGATTTATTAATAAATTTGGAAGACATTCCGGCGGACATTAAAACCAAAATCCGTAATAATGCCGGGGGCGTGGTTAATCACGAATTATATTGGGAAGTGATGGCTCCCAACCATGAAGATGTCCTGCCGCTGCCAACCGGAAAATTAGCGGCCGCTATCGATAAAGTCTTTGACAGTTTTACCGCTTTCCAGGAACGGTTTAGCAAGGTCGCTACTTCACACTTTGGTTCCGGTTACGCTTGGCTGGTAAATACTGCGGAAGGAATCATGATTACCGAAACCGCTAATCAGGACTCGCCGCTTACCCTCGGACACACACCCATTATCGGCCTGGATGTCTGGGAACACGCATATTATCTGAAGTACCAGAACAAGCGAACGGATTATGTGAAGAATTGGTGGTATCTGGTCAACTGGGCCCAGGCAGAAAAAAACTACCAGGAAGCTTTATCAAAAGAAAGTTAA
- a CDS encoding YbhB/YbcL family Raf kinase inhibitor-like protein, whose amino-acid sequence MQISSPAFANQEAIPPIYTCDGDGINPPLEISDVPAEAQSLVLIVDDPDAPNGTFDHWLLWNINPTITEIPEGTTPAEAVAGTNSARKTGYIPPCPPEGVHHYRFMLSALNKLLTLEPGADRDELEEAIKNAVIARAELVGLYSPEYPRG is encoded by the coding sequence ATGCAAATAAGCTCTCCGGCTTTTGCTAACCAGGAAGCAATTCCCCCCATCTACACCTGCGACGGTGACGGTATTAATCCTCCCTTGGAAATTTCCGATGTCCCGGCCGAAGCCCAAAGTCTGGTCCTGATTGTTGACGACCCTGACGCGCCTAACGGCACTTTTGACCACTGGCTGCTCTGGAATATTAACCCCACGATCACGGAAATTCCTGAAGGAACTACTCCGGCCGAAGCGGTAGCCGGCACCAATTCCGCCCGAAAAACCGGATATATCCCCCCTTGCCCGCCGGAAGGCGTTCATCATTATCGTTTCATGTTGTCCGCGTTAAATAAACTTTTAACTCTGGAACCGGGCGCCGACCGCGACGAACTCGAAGAAGCGATAAAAAATGCCGTCATTGCCCGGGCTGAACTGGTCGGACTCTATTCCCCGGAGTACCCGCGGGGGTAA
- a CDS encoding sortase — MVRFNLTWLGNSLIALGLAGIIFTFYPLFAVYFAKPPPVPAADSGIYLSIPKINAVAPIVLGVNSQNPAAYQKALEHGVAQAAGTALPGQPGTIYIFAHSSDLPWRLTRYNAVFLRLGELTNGDKITITDNGVVYKYTVFDKKVVWPNQGQYLHQTASQLILQTCTPPGTALERLLIFARPD, encoded by the coding sequence ATGGTTCGTTTTAATCTCACTTGGCTTGGCAATTCGCTGATTGCCCTGGGTCTGGCAGGGATAATTTTCACTTTTTATCCGCTGTTTGCTGTTTATTTCGCCAAACCGCCTCCGGTTCCCGCTGCCGACTCGGGAATTTATTTAAGTATTCCTAAAATTAATGCGGTTGCCCCGATAGTTTTAGGAGTTAATTCTCAGAATCCCGCGGCTTATCAAAAAGCTCTAGAACACGGGGTAGCTCAAGCGGCAGGAACTGCTCTTCCGGGTCAGCCGGGGACAATATATATATTTGCCCACTCTTCAGATCTACCTTGGCGTTTGACCCGCTACAACGCCGTATTTTTGCGCCTGGGAGAACTGACTAACGGGGATAAAATCACCATTACGGATAACGGTGTCGTATACAAGTACACTGTCTTTGATAAAAAAGTCGTCTGGCCAAACCAGGGACAATACTTACATCAGACTGCGAGTCAGCTTATTCTTCAGACTTGTACACCTCCCGGCACGGCCCTGGAGCGCCTTCTCATCTTCGCTCGGCCTGATTAA